One part of the Schistocerca piceifrons isolate TAMUIC-IGC-003096 chromosome 2, iqSchPice1.1, whole genome shotgun sequence genome encodes these proteins:
- the LOC124777268 gene encoding ankyrin-1-like, with amino-acid sequence MFANDIVKDFFHAAVTTGNLQAVREMLAKGADIEAADSFKLRPVHIAVGHGHLDILKALIARGCNVNSRASCPSPILKRVEQRLTPLHFAAECADPNFAVTLIRAGACVNAKSSSNVSPLHLAAQHGHLPIVKALVSANAEMNAEDDRKFTPLLYAVENNFEDVAKFLVQSGAVVNTRNSDRATPLHFAAEKGNVNITKLLIENSAAINVKSRRSFTPLHVAIQNRHAAASQLLIDSGADVNARNTEGWTPLHNAAYSGYPAETARRLIAKGASVNAKDRLGLAPLHLAADTDFADIVNILIENKADVNVTDDRMCTPLHSSAGKGSLDTIKVLIASGATVDARSQYQATPLHFAANYWHVEVVKYLLAKGAAVNATDHTNCTPLHLAADELSAHRSSGAQPQDSKLNTVKALIENGADMNAKESNGETALHIAAKYGDSVVAKCLLENGAYYDVKAKSYSGNVTVSDFAAASRNESINALLRATEELFHAVKISKCAEIEKCLQEGASVNSRSIKYGTPLMYASWKGHLAVVNFLLKNGASINLSNSNGITALHYAAKFGHYEILCVLLQHGAVYNARTKTGKKTPLHFAQEGGGKELIETLELIECVFARINNKDNIVLKELNELKDKKYAEFLAIKNCKNVNGETLTQIASKNGCGELRKVFSDL; translated from the coding sequence ATGTTTGCGAACGACATCGTAAAAGATTTCTTCCACGCGGCAGTGACAACCGGCAACTTGCAAGCTGTCAGAGAAATGCTGGCGAAAGGAGCAGACATCGAAGCCGCCGATTCTTTCAAGTTACGACCGGTCCATATTGCTGTGGGGCACGGCCATTTGGACATTCTTAAAGCGCTTATCGCAAGGGGCTGTAATGTAAATTCACGTGCATCTTGCCCTTCTCCGATTTTAAAAAGGGTCGAGCAGCGTTTGACGCCACTACATTTTGCAGCTGAATGTGCTGACCCAAACTTCGCGGTCACTTTGATCCGTGCTGGAGCTTGTGTAAACGCCAAGAGTAGTTCCAATGTGTCGCCACTGCACCTTGCAGCACAACACGGTCATTTGCCTATAGTGAAGGCACTAGTTTCTGCTAATGCTGAAATGAATGCCGAGGACGACAGAAAATTCACTCCTTTACTTTACGCCGTGGAGAACAATTTCGAAGACGTAGCAAAATTTCTTGTACAGAGCGGTGCTGTTGTAAATACTAGAAATTCGGACCGCGCGACGCCGTTGCATTTCGCAGCAGAGAAGGGAAATGTTAACATAACAAAGTTGTTGATCGAGAACAGTGCCGCTATTAATGTAAAGAGTCGGCGAAGCTTTACTCCGTTGCATGTGGCCATACAAAACAGGCATGCCGCAGCAAGTCAGCTTTTGATTGACAGTGGAGCAGATGTGAATGCGAGAAATACCGAAGGATGGACCCCTTTGCATAATGCAGCATACAGTGGCTACCCAGCGGAAACCGCAAGACGTTTGATTGCAAAAGGTGCTAGCGTGAATGCCAAAGACAGGCTTGGATTAGCACCATTGCACCTTGCTGCAGATACAGATTTCGCTGACATAGTAAACATCCTGATCGAAAACAAAGCTGACGTTAATGTCACTGACGATCGAATGTGTACACCACTGCATAGCTCGGCTGGCAAGGGCAGCTTGGATACCATAAAAGTTCTTATTGCTAGTGGCGCTACAGTTGATGCGAGGTCTCAGTACCAAGCTACGCCATTGCATTTTGCAGCAAACTACTGGCATGTCGAGGTAGTTAAATATCTGTTGGCAAAAGGAGCCGCAGTTAATGCAACTGATCACACAAACTGCACGCCACTTCACTTAGCAGCAGACGAGCTTTCCGCCCACCGCAGTTCGGGGGCACAGCCACAGGATTCTAAATTGAATACCGTAAAAGCTCTAATTGAAAACGGAGCAGATATGAACGCAAAGGAAAGCAACGGTGAGACAGCTCTGCACATAGCTGCAAAGTATGGAGATTCAGTCGTAGCTAAATGCCTGTTAGAGAATGGTGCATATTATGACGTGAAGGCCAAATCTTATTCTGGTAACGTTACCGTTTCAGACTTTGCCGCGGCGAGTAGAAACGAGAGTATAAATGCGTTATTGCGTGCTACTGAGGAGCTGTTTCACGCTGTGAAAATATCCAAGTGTGCTGAAATAGAAAAATGTCTACAAGAAGGGGCATCAGTCAACAGCAGAAGTATCAAGTATGGAACACCACTTATGTATGCATCTTGGAAAGGTCATTTAGCCGTTGTTAATTTTCTGCTAAAAAATGGGGCCAGTATCAATCTAAGCAACAGTAATGGCATTACTGCACTACATTATGCAGCAAAATTCGGGCATTATGAAATATTGTGTGTGTTATTACAACATGGTGCTGTatacaatgcaagaaccaaaacaGGTAAGAAAACGCCACTACATTTCGCTCAAGAAGGAGGGGGAAAAGAACTTATAGAGACACTAGAACTGATCGAATGTGTATTTGCCAGAATAAACAATAAGGATAACATAGTGCTGAAGGAGTTAAACGAATTAAAGGACAAAAAATATGCCGAATTTCTTGccataaaaaactgcaaaaatgtaaATGGTGAAACCCTGACACAAATAGCTTCAAAAAACGGATGTGGGGAACTTCgtaaagtgttcagtgatttgtaa